The proteins below come from a single Dehalococcoidia bacterium genomic window:
- a CDS encoding cupin domain-containing protein, protein MVSYRDNRGSSSHVNPEFDQLVVVLEGEGVLEIAGERYPLHAGEVAYLPKGTRRQIRADGDRLVYLVVNRRPS, encoded by the coding sequence GTGGTCTCCTACCGCGACAACCGCGGCTCCAGCTCGCATGTCAACCCTGAGTTTGATCAGCTGGTCGTGGTCCTCGAGGGCGAGGGGGTGCTTGAGATCGCCGGCGAGCGCTATCCCCTCCATGCCGGTGAAGTCGCTTATCTCCCGAAAGGAACGCGCCGCCAGATCCGCGCCGACGGCGACCGTCTGGTCTATCTCGTGGTCAATCGCCGTCCTTCCTAG
- a CDS encoding transaldolase, whose translation MLLLDSANPEEARRAATLGYVHGATTNPLLIARSGMSGRAVIEALLAALPGPVFYQPVADRVDAMVAEGRHILALAPDRVVLKLPCTPAGLAAGAALRNHAIFSVTAVFTPAQAIVAAAVGARYIIPYLSRLNRAAGNGAAVIEQMAAVAGEADLLVASLKSVDEAVRARRAGARHLTLPLSLLEEMAVSPLTELVVEEFRRAGARVDEAAAR comes from the coding sequence ATGCTGCTGCTTGACTCGGCCAACCCGGAAGAGGCGCGTCGCGCCGCAACGCTGGGCTATGTTCACGGCGCCACAACCAACCCGCTCCTCATCGCGCGCAGCGGCATGTCCGGCCGGGCGGTGATCGAAGCGCTGCTCGCTGCGCTGCCCGGCCCCGTGTTCTACCAGCCAGTTGCCGACCGCGTCGACGCGATGGTGGCGGAGGGTCGCCACATCCTCGCTCTCGCTCCCGACCGCGTCGTCCTCAAGCTCCCCTGCACCCCGGCAGGCCTTGCTGCGGGGGCAGCGCTGCGCAACCACGCGATCTTCAGCGTCACGGCAGTGTTCACGCCAGCGCAGGCGATCGTCGCGGCCGCGGTCGGCGCGCGCTACATCATTCCGTATCTGAGCCGTCTGAACCGAGCGGCGGGGAACGGCGCCGCCGTAATCGAGCAGATGGCAGCGGTAGCAGGAGAAGCAGACCTGCTTGTCGCTAGCCTCAAGTCGGTGGATGAGGCGGTTCGCGCCCGGCGCGCCGGCGCCCGCCACCTGACCTTGCCGCTGTCGCTGCTGGAAGAAATGGCCGTCAGCCCGCTGACGGAACTCGTCGTGGAGGAATTTCGCCGTGCCGGCGCGCGCGTCGATGAGGCAGCTGCACGCTGA
- a CDS encoding dihydroorotase family protein, giving the protein MAKYDLAILNGTLVIPFVGPVRADVAARDGKIVAIHDAIAPSEADQVVDAKGKLVFPGAVDSHFHIGIYRPISVDAESETMSALVGGVTSILSYFRTGHHYLDKTGPYREIYPEVLEATAGHAYTDYGYHIGIMTSAQIEEIDWLVGEMGVASFKYFMFYKGLNLSASSTAGLSYTMSDVYDLGHLYRYMQAVVRAKLKYKQRISLSLHAEHAEIIRTMIDEVKELGLQGLEAYHRARPPFQERLAIAEAALLADVTQCPINLLHLSSAEALQGGMKARLDYPSLDIQLETTLHHLCLTFETAHGGIESAKVNPPIRTKEDNEALWAGVLRGDIDQVVSDHACCMFEMKQGGVWEAQPGFGGTSLIYPVMVSEGYHKRGLPLARVAELVSAQPARNYGLYPRKGTIAIGSDADFAVVDPELEQTVHTELLLSAQDHTPFEGYHLKGWPVQTIRAGKVMFDRGKVVGKPDGQYLRRPDALFSAKREPVPA; this is encoded by the coding sequence ATGGCGAAGTACGATCTCGCGATCTTGAACGGTACCCTCGTCATCCCCTTTGTCGGGCCGGTTCGAGCCGATGTCGCAGCGCGCGACGGGAAGATCGTCGCTATCCATGACGCCATCGCTCCTTCCGAAGCGGACCAAGTCGTCGATGCGAAAGGGAAGCTCGTCTTCCCAGGCGCCGTCGACTCGCACTTCCATATCGGGATCTACCGGCCGATCTCGGTCGATGCGGAGAGCGAGACGATGTCCGCGCTGGTCGGTGGGGTGACTTCAATCCTCAGCTACTTCCGCACGGGTCACCACTACCTCGACAAGACCGGGCCCTATCGCGAGATCTATCCTGAGGTGCTCGAGGCGACCGCGGGACACGCCTACACCGATTACGGGTATCACATCGGTATCATGACGAGCGCCCAGATCGAGGAGATCGACTGGCTCGTGGGCGAGATGGGGGTCGCCTCGTTCAAGTACTTCATGTTCTACAAGGGGCTTAACCTCTCTGCCTCATCGACAGCTGGGCTGTCGTACACCATGAGCGATGTCTATGACCTCGGTCATCTCTACCGCTACATGCAGGCGGTCGTTCGCGCCAAGCTGAAATACAAGCAGCGGATCAGCCTCTCTCTCCACGCCGAGCATGCTGAGATCATCCGGACGATGATCGATGAGGTGAAGGAACTCGGCCTTCAAGGGCTCGAAGCGTATCACCGGGCGCGGCCGCCGTTCCAAGAGCGGCTGGCGATCGCCGAGGCGGCGCTGCTTGCCGATGTGACCCAGTGTCCGATCAACCTGCTCCACCTCTCGAGCGCCGAGGCACTGCAGGGCGGGATGAAGGCGCGGCTGGACTATCCCTCGCTCGACATTCAACTTGAGACCACCCTCCATCATCTCTGCTTGACCTTTGAAACGGCGCACGGCGGGATCGAGAGCGCCAAGGTGAATCCGCCCATCCGAACAAAGGAAGACAACGAGGCGCTCTGGGCCGGCGTTCTGCGCGGGGATATCGACCAAGTGGTGTCGGACCATGCCTGCTGCATGTTTGAGATGAAGCAAGGAGGGGTCTGGGAGGCCCAGCCGGGCTTCGGCGGCACGAGCTTGATCTACCCGGTGATGGTCTCCGAAGGCTACCACAAGCGCGGACTGCCGCTCGCGCGCGTCGCGGAACTGGTGAGCGCTCAGCCGGCACGGAACTACGGCCTCTACCCGCGCAAAGGCACGATCGCAATCGGCTCGGATGCAGACTTCGCGGTCGTCGACCCCGAGTTGGAGCAGACCGTGCACACCGAACTGCTCCTTTCGGCGCAAGACCACACCCCGTTCGAGGGCTATCACCTCAAGGGGTGGCCCGTTCAGACAATCCGCGCCGGCAAGGTGATGTTCGACCGCGGCAAAGTAGTTGGGAAGCCGGACGGTCAGTATCTGCGGCGGCCGGACGCCCTCTTCAGCGCCAAGCGCGAGCCCGTTCCGGCGTAG
- a CDS encoding MBL fold metallo-hydrolase → MQRATVEDLGRGVHLFRWPIGFYASLFLVTSEGVVAVDPINPTAAQAFRAAIRSVTTAPIIAVIYSHDHRDHIGGASALAPGAAIIAHPNAAKRIASRGDRDIVAPTRLVQDEEELRFGTHRIGVRYFGPNHSASNIGLILETDGGRLLLFSDLVEPGLAPYRNLPDTDFAGLLHTLDCCIALNADLVLGGHAGPDRAEWIGWNRSFYADLLAATARLYAAVDGQTPLPGEDGVAMTERIWRSVCMGAADALRPKYGRWRGFDAWAPHTADRVLSYLITGN, encoded by the coding sequence ATGCAGCGCGCGACGGTCGAAGACCTGGGAAGGGGAGTGCACCTCTTCCGCTGGCCGATTGGGTTTTATGCCAGCCTCTTTCTCGTCACCAGCGAAGGAGTGGTCGCTGTCGACCCGATCAATCCGACGGCTGCTCAGGCGTTCCGCGCCGCGATCCGCAGCGTGACGACTGCGCCCATCATCGCCGTCATCTACAGTCATGACCATCGCGATCATATCGGCGGCGCATCGGCGCTCGCGCCCGGCGCAGCGATCATCGCACACCCGAACGCCGCGAAGCGGATCGCCTCTCGCGGCGACCGGGATATCGTTGCGCCAACGCGACTCGTTCAGGATGAGGAAGAGCTGCGCTTCGGCACCCATCGGATTGGCGTCCGGTACTTCGGCCCCAATCACTCGGCCTCGAATATCGGGCTGATCCTCGAGACAGACGGCGGGCGGCTGCTGCTGTTCAGCGACCTCGTTGAGCCTGGTCTCGCCCCTTACCGAAATCTGCCGGACACCGATTTCGCCGGGCTCCTCCATACGCTTGACTGCTGCATCGCCCTGAACGCCGACCTCGTTCTCGGCGGTCACGCGGGTCCAGACCGCGCCGAGTGGATTGGCTGGAACCGCAGCTTCTATGCCGACCTGCTCGCAGCAACGGCGCGGCTCTACGCCGCGGTCGATGGTCAGACCCCGCTCCCAGGCGAGGACGGCGTCGCGATGACCGAACGCATCTGGAGGTCGGTCTGCATGGGCGCGGCCGACGCGCTCCGCCCGAAGTACGGACGGTGGCGCGGGTTCGACGCGTGGGCACCCCACACCGCCGACCGCGTCCTGAGTTATCTCATCACGGGCAACTGA
- a CDS encoding CoA transferase, with protein sequence MSGSLAALRIVEYGQGIAAPFAGKLLADLGADVLKVEPPGGDRLRRQPPFAGDRPGTERSGPFIYLNTGKRSVVLNLETETGCLLFERLVAEADILIEDTAEGWLAARGLSSAELRRRFPRLIIVSVTPFGRTGPNRAYRGDDLIGAAASGLAYIARPRAFADVHRTLPPLRPPGNQAAFLTGLVAALGALLAVFHRARSGAGDTVDVSMQEAVLAALGPSFAHWTYQGHVVGQPALPDSAPICLMRCRDGWVWLQCSEEHHWQAFVEMMGSPDWAQFDLFRDRFTRGANWDALEPLLLEWTLQHDKETIFREAQARRIPHAPAYTFEEVLRNTHLLARAAFPRVAHPVAGEVRLPRSPIQMAATPPVLRRPPLLGEHTGEVLAALGYQPAEIAALAAGGVVV encoded by the coding sequence ATGAGCGGGTCACTCGCTGCGCTCCGCATTGTGGAGTATGGCCAAGGGATCGCCGCGCCCTTTGCCGGCAAGCTGCTCGCCGACCTCGGCGCCGACGTGCTGAAGGTCGAGCCTCCCGGCGGCGACCGGCTGCGGCGCCAGCCGCCCTTCGCCGGCGACCGGCCGGGGACAGAGCGAAGCGGCCCGTTCATCTACCTCAACACGGGCAAGCGGAGCGTCGTTCTCAACCTTGAGACAGAAACCGGCTGCCTCCTCTTCGAGCGGCTCGTCGCCGAGGCCGACATCCTGATTGAGGACACCGCGGAGGGATGGCTTGCAGCGCGGGGCCTCAGTTCGGCCGAGCTGCGGCGCCGCTTCCCTCGCTTGATCATCGTCTCGGTGACACCCTTCGGCCGCACGGGGCCGAACCGCGCCTATCGAGGGGACGACCTGATCGGCGCGGCAGCGTCGGGGCTGGCATATATCGCGCGGCCGCGCGCCTTCGCCGATGTCCACCGCACTCTTCCGCCTCTTCGTCCCCCCGGCAACCAAGCTGCCTTCCTCACTGGCCTCGTCGCTGCGCTCGGCGCTCTGCTCGCCGTCTTTCATCGCGCCAGAAGCGGCGCAGGCGATACCGTGGATGTCTCGATGCAGGAAGCCGTGCTCGCGGCGCTCGGCCCCAGCTTCGCTCATTGGACGTATCAAGGTCACGTTGTGGGACAGCCGGCGCTGCCGGACAGTGCCCCGATCTGCCTTATGCGCTGCCGCGACGGCTGGGTGTGGCTGCAATGCTCGGAGGAGCATCACTGGCAAGCGTTTGTCGAGATGATGGGCTCGCCGGACTGGGCGCAGTTCGACCTCTTTCGCGACCGCTTCACGCGCGGGGCAAACTGGGATGCGCTCGAGCCGCTCCTGCTGGAATGGACCCTCCAGCACGATAAGGAAACGATCTTTCGCGAGGCCCAAGCGCGCCGTATTCCCCACGCCCCGGCCTACACCTTCGAAGAGGTGCTGCGCAACACCCACCTCCTCGCTCGCGCGGCGTTTCCGCGGGTGGCGCACCCGGTGGCGGGGGAGGTCCGCCTTCCGCGGTCGCCGATCCAGATGGCGGCGACGCCGCCCGTCCTGCGGCGGCCGCCGCTTCTCGGCGAGCACACCGGCGAGGTGCTTGCGGCGCTCGGCTACCAGCCGGCCGAGATTGCGGCGCTCGCCGCGGGAGGCGTCGTCGTATGA
- a CDS encoding CoA transferase, translating into MSALPLEGVRIADFSWVHAGPFATMILAEMGAEVIKIETSKRLDIVRQLPPMADRVGGINRSGYFNAVNRGKRSCTLDLQTAAGRALACDLIRVSDVVVENFSPGVLDRLGLGYASLREVRPDIILVSISGYGATGPDRHYVAYGTPLTAFSGLVMLHGYPGGEPQSMNLAWPDPVAGYTAALAILAALLHRAETGEGQFIDLAQAEAAIAFLGDQIAETTMNGRQPPRRGNEEVGAAPHGIYPCAGQDRWIAIAVTDETAWHGLRAALRDPDLEDDAFADPFQRWERRADLDRIVERWTRQRSPEEAFHWLQTHGVPAAPAATCADLASDPHLHARAFFGIDHHPETGPRQMAGLPWVFGSLPRRIGAPAPRLGADTEWVLGALLGLDRARIAQLIAERVIA; encoded by the coding sequence ATGAGCGCGCTGCCGCTCGAAGGCGTGCGCATCGCGGATTTCTCGTGGGTGCATGCTGGACCTTTCGCAACGATGATCTTGGCCGAGATGGGTGCGGAGGTGATCAAGATCGAGACGAGCAAACGGCTCGACATCGTTCGCCAGCTGCCCCCGATGGCAGACCGGGTCGGCGGGATCAACCGTTCCGGCTATTTCAATGCCGTCAACCGGGGCAAGCGGTCCTGCACGCTCGACCTGCAGACGGCTGCCGGACGCGCGCTCGCCTGCGACCTGATCCGGGTCAGCGACGTCGTTGTCGAAAACTTCAGCCCCGGCGTCCTCGACCGGCTCGGTCTCGGCTACGCCTCTCTCCGCGAGGTCCGGCCAGACATCATCCTCGTCTCAATTTCCGGCTACGGAGCGACTGGTCCGGACCGTCACTACGTCGCCTATGGAACGCCGCTCACCGCCTTCAGCGGCCTCGTCATGCTGCACGGCTACCCGGGCGGCGAACCGCAGTCGATGAACCTCGCCTGGCCAGACCCGGTCGCGGGGTATACCGCTGCACTTGCCATCCTCGCTGCGCTCCTGCATCGCGCTGAAACTGGAGAAGGGCAGTTCATCGACCTTGCCCAAGCGGAGGCGGCGATCGCGTTCCTCGGGGATCAGATCGCCGAGACGACGATGAACGGCCGCCAGCCGCCTCGCCGCGGCAACGAGGAGGTCGGCGCAGCGCCGCACGGGATCTACCCCTGCGCCGGGCAAGACCGCTGGATTGCGATCGCCGTGACCGATGAGACCGCGTGGCACGGTCTTCGCGCCGCGCTGCGCGACCCTGATCTGGAGGACGACGCGTTTGCCGACCCCTTCCAGCGCTGGGAACGGCGCGCTGACCTCGACCGCATCGTCGAGCGGTGGACACGGCAGCGCTCGCCTGAGGAGGCCTTCCACTGGCTGCAGACCCACGGCGTTCCTGCCGCGCCGGCGGCGACCTGTGCCGACCTCGCAAGCGACCCCCACCTTCATGCCCGCGCCTTCTTCGGGATCGATCACCATCCTGAAACCGGTCCCCGCCAGATGGCCGGCCTGCCTTGGGTGTTCGGCTCGCTGCCGCGCCGCATCGGCGCGCCCGCTCCCCGCTTAGGAGCAGATACGGAGTGGGTGCTCGGAGCGCTGCTCGGCCTCGACCGGGCGCGCATCGCTCAGCTGATCGCTGAACGAGTGATTGCATGA
- a CDS encoding cation diffusion facilitator family transporter, giving the protein MGQSVARFAILSIVVAVATIALKAAAYLVTGSVGLLSDALESVVNLVAAVVALIALTIAARPPDEDHEHGHDKAEYFASGFEGLLIVVAACSIIVAAVERIVNPVPLDDLGIGLAISALAAVINLGTAVILLRAAKRYSSIALEADGKHLLTDVITSVGVILAVGAVAVTGWLLIDPLIALVVAANILWTGARLIWQSVCGLMDTVLPSHDRVKIAAVLDRFRSENVQWHALRTRQSGSRRFVQVHLLVPGSWTVQQGHDLAERVEADIRNVIPRCNVLTHVEPVEDPLSWADVPLDRPESARSK; this is encoded by the coding sequence ATGGGCCAGTCGGTCGCGCGTTTCGCGATCCTGTCGATCGTGGTCGCCGTGGCCACGATCGCCTTGAAAGCCGCGGCATATCTTGTCACAGGCTCAGTCGGCCTCCTCTCCGACGCGCTCGAGTCTGTTGTCAACCTTGTCGCCGCGGTCGTGGCGCTTATCGCGCTCACAATTGCGGCGCGGCCGCCCGACGAGGATCACGAACATGGTCACGACAAAGCGGAATATTTCGCGAGCGGGTTCGAAGGCCTCCTTATCGTCGTCGCCGCGTGCTCGATCATCGTGGCCGCCGTCGAGCGGATCGTTAACCCCGTTCCTCTTGACGACCTCGGGATTGGCCTCGCCATCTCAGCCCTTGCCGCCGTCATCAACTTGGGAACAGCGGTCATTCTGCTTCGGGCTGCCAAGCGCTACAGTTCGATCGCCCTCGAGGCCGACGGAAAACATCTGCTGACGGATGTCATCACTTCGGTCGGCGTCATCCTTGCTGTCGGCGCTGTCGCGGTCACGGGCTGGCTCCTGATCGACCCGCTCATCGCGCTCGTTGTCGCCGCAAACATTCTTTGGACAGGCGCCCGGCTCATTTGGCAGTCGGTGTGCGGCCTGATGGACACCGTCCTCCCCTCCCATGACCGGGTGAAGATCGCCGCCGTGCTCGACCGGTTCCGCTCCGAGAACGTCCAATGGCACGCGCTGCGGACGCGGCAATCCGGTTCTCGGCGGTTCGTCCAAGTCCACCTCCTCGTCCCCGGGAGCTGGACTGTGCAGCAAGGCCACGACTTGGCGGAGCGAGTCGAAGCCGATATCCGCAATGTCATTCCCCGCTGCAACGTTTTGACCCACGTCGAGCCGGTTGAAGATCCCCTCTCGTGGGCCGACGTGCCGCTCGACCGCCCGGAGTCCGCCCGCTCCAAGTAG
- a CDS encoding alpha/beta hydrolase has product MAALVEKGYIRIRWGQLHYWRAGEEGPALVLLHQTANSSRMWLPLAPLLAPRLRLYALDTPGFGMSDPPPAPPRFEEYCDAFLEALDALHLPRAALLGFHTGAGFAAGIAARAPHRVSRLVLMGAPIFDPEDENTRRARAARRGWEPDLAGEYLRRLWRISTYPDPWVRHRELTDRLLAGPRAWWASAAVSDTDIRRFLPAIRCPTLFLCGANDFMADKQPAAAALLPTATLVLLPGETLIVDQKPAEVATYLLNFLLPAVS; this is encoded by the coding sequence ATGGCGGCGTTGGTCGAGAAGGGCTACATCAGAATCCGCTGGGGGCAGCTGCACTACTGGCGCGCTGGCGAAGAGGGACCGGCGCTCGTTCTCTTGCACCAGACCGCCAATTCCAGTCGGATGTGGTTGCCGCTCGCGCCGTTGCTCGCTCCGCGGCTGCGCCTCTATGCGCTCGACACGCCCGGCTTCGGGATGTCTGACCCGCCGCCTGCTCCCCCGCGCTTCGAAGAGTACTGCGATGCTTTCCTCGAGGCGCTTGACGCGCTTCACCTGCCTCGCGCTGCGCTTCTCGGATTTCATACCGGAGCCGGCTTCGCCGCGGGAATAGCAGCCCGCGCGCCGCACCGGGTGAGCCGCCTTGTGCTGATGGGCGCGCCGATTTTCGACCCTGAGGACGAAAACACCCGGCGGGCGCGCGCAGCACGCCGAGGCTGGGAGCCGGACCTCGCCGGAGAGTATCTCCGGCGCCTTTGGCGGATCTCTACCTACCCCGACCCGTGGGTCCGCCATCGGGAACTGACCGACCGGCTGCTCGCGGGCCCCCGCGCGTGGTGGGCCTCAGCCGCGGTGAGCGACACCGATATCCGCCGCTTCTTGCCGGCAATCCGCTGCCCGACGCTCTTCCTCTGCGGCGCAAATGACTTCATGGCCGACAAGCAGCCGGCAGCGGCAGCGCTTCTGCCGACGGCGACGCTCGTGCTCCTTCCCGGCGAAACCCTTATCGTCGACCAGAAGCCAGCGGAGGTCGCAACCTACCTCCTCAACTTCCTTCTCCCCGCCGTCTCCTAA
- a CDS encoding S9 family peptidase has protein sequence MTIPLSPQTLVYGLTPAADPQLAPDGARLLYTVTTTVPGAPPLTQIWMATVDGASPRQLTRAEKSSVLPRWSPDGRCIAFVSSRGDGSAIFLMDADHPGEPRELTRHRVPIAGLTWSPDGTRLAYVAPVDPANPKEEPSAADLPPVRVVRRIDYKQDDRGVINDVRYQLFLVDAATGERRQLTRDPFDHFWPAWSPDGQTIAVLQPSRNEMSSQLALVALDGSVTLVGATVGFVSTFAWSLDGRSLLFTGDETQTWQSDFFLYDVSSGALRRLTHDLRVLPDGGFRTIVPPAQPIWLDERTVLFSAIAGGASGLYTLDLSSGTVQCLYQWGAATVGLSADAARRRLAFGYSSFERVGEIALYDRESGQGRVLTDYSGPVFAEAPPARHERLLVERGGVPIEGWLLLPPSFDPARRYPVVLDVHGGPNGYYGPSFNPIQQLLATNGFLVVIVNPRGSASYGRDFTMRVLRDWGGEDYLDLMAVLDHVLARPYADSQRVGIWGYSYGGYMTAWAIGQSDRFKAAVCGAPCFDLRSMYGTSDIGHAFGDLHWGGPPSDHEAWYAARSPSTFIHRATTPTLIIHGEADERCPIGQGEQMFVALKKAGCEVEFVRYPNCSHVFLRTGPPAYRADLYQRILDWFRRHLGSPE, from the coding sequence ATGACGATCCCCCTTTCGCCCCAGACCCTCGTCTATGGGCTGACCCCCGCCGCCGACCCGCAGCTCGCCCCTGACGGCGCGCGCCTCCTCTACACCGTGACAACCACCGTGCCGGGGGCGCCGCCGCTGACCCAGATCTGGATGGCGACGGTCGACGGCGCTTCCCCGCGCCAGCTCACCCGGGCTGAGAAGTCGAGCGTGCTTCCCCGCTGGTCCCCCGATGGCCGCTGCATCGCGTTCGTCTCGAGCCGCGGCGACGGCAGCGCGATCTTCCTGATGGACGCTGACCATCCGGGCGAGCCGCGAGAACTGACCCGCCATCGCGTTCCCATCGCCGGGCTTACCTGGTCGCCCGACGGCACGCGCCTCGCGTATGTGGCGCCTGTGGACCCCGCCAATCCAAAGGAGGAGCCGTCCGCGGCCGACCTGCCCCCGGTTCGGGTTGTCCGTCGGATTGACTACAAGCAGGATGATCGGGGGGTGATCAACGACGTTCGCTACCAGCTGTTCCTCGTTGACGCCGCAACCGGCGAACGCCGTCAGCTTACGCGCGACCCGTTTGACCACTTCTGGCCGGCGTGGTCGCCGGACGGACAGACTATCGCGGTGCTGCAGCCCAGCCGGAACGAGATGTCCTCGCAGCTTGCTCTCGTCGCGCTCGACGGATCGGTGACGCTCGTTGGCGCAACGGTCGGCTTCGTTTCAACGTTCGCCTGGTCATTGGATGGGCGGTCGCTTCTGTTCACCGGCGACGAAACCCAGACGTGGCAGTCCGATTTCTTCCTCTACGACGTGAGCAGTGGCGCTCTTCGCCGTCTCACGCATGACCTGCGGGTGCTGCCGGATGGCGGATTTCGGACGATCGTGCCGCCAGCGCAGCCCATCTGGCTCGATGAGCGCACGGTCCTGTTCAGCGCGATCGCAGGCGGAGCGAGCGGGCTCTATACGCTCGATCTCTCAAGCGGAACCGTGCAGTGCCTTTACCAGTGGGGAGCGGCGACGGTCGGCCTGTCTGCAGATGCCGCTCGTCGGCGGCTGGCGTTCGGCTACAGCAGCTTCGAGCGGGTCGGCGAGATCGCCCTCTACGACCGAGAGAGCGGGCAGGGGAGAGTGCTCACCGACTATTCCGGTCCGGTCTTCGCCGAGGCGCCGCCCGCTCGCCATGAGCGACTGCTGGTCGAGCGGGGCGGCGTACCGATCGAAGGCTGGCTCCTCCTGCCTCCGTCGTTCGACCCCGCCCGGCGCTATCCTGTTGTGCTCGATGTGCACGGCGGACCCAACGGCTACTACGGCCCTTCGTTCAACCCTATCCAGCAGCTATTGGCGACAAACGGTTTCCTTGTCGTCATCGTCAATCCCCGCGGCTCGGCAAGCTATGGCCGCGATTTCACGATGCGGGTACTCCGCGATTGGGGAGGCGAGGATTATCTCGATCTGATGGCGGTGCTCGATCACGTTCTCGCTCGGCCATACGCCGACTCGCAGCGAGTGGGCATCTGGGGATACAGCTACGGTGGCTATATGACGGCGTGGGCGATCGGCCAGTCTGACCGCTTCAAGGCGGCAGTGTGCGGCGCTCCCTGCTTCGATCTCCGCTCGATGTACGGCACGAGCGACATCGGCCACGCGTTCGGCGACCTCCACTGGGGCGGCCCGCCGAGCGACCATGAGGCGTGGTATGCTGCCCGGTCGCCCTCCACGTTCATCCACCGCGCCACGACCCCGACGCTCATCATTCATGGCGAAGCAGACGAGCGCTGTCCTATCGGCCAGGGGGAGCAGATGTTTGTTGCGCTGAAGAAGGCGGGCTGCGAGGTCGAGTTTGTCCGCTACCCCAACTGCTCTCACGTCTTTCTGCGCACCGGGCCGCCCGCCTACCGGGCCGACCTCTACCAGCGCATCCTCGACTGGTTTCGCCGTCACCTCGGCAGCCCGGAATAG
- a CDS encoding M67 family metallopeptidase produces the protein MRVPPAPAERRLRLPSDIFWEMARHAREESPKEACGLVAGKDGRPVRVFRGRNIDPNPVVRYQIAPQDIIAFDKALEEQGWEWLGIYHSHTFSEAYPSPTDIANAITALSPGILYLILSLKEENAEQRLVTVSLDDRMILSVAARRLVPPTIRAFVIDNGAVEEVPIVIE, from the coding sequence ATGAGGGTCCCTCCCGCGCCTGCTGAACGGCGGCTCCGCTTGCCGAGCGACATCTTCTGGGAGATGGCGCGCCACGCTCGGGAAGAAAGTCCGAAAGAGGCGTGCGGGCTCGTCGCGGGGAAAGACGGCCGACCGGTGCGGGTCTTTCGCGGGCGCAACATCGACCCGAACCCCGTCGTTCGCTATCAGATTGCGCCGCAGGACATCATCGCCTTTGACAAGGCGCTGGAGGAGCAGGGATGGGAGTGGCTCGGTATCTACCACTCCCACACCTTCTCCGAGGCGTATCCGTCGCCGACGGATATCGCCAACGCGATCACTGCCCTCAGCCCCGGCATTCTCTACCTTATCCTCTCGCTCAAGGAAGAGAATGCGGAGCAGCGGCTCGTCACGGTATCGCTCGATGACCGGATGATCCTGAGCGTGGCGGCCCGCAGGCTGGTGCCGCCGACGATTCGGGCGTTTGTCATCGACAATGGCGCGGTTGAGGAAGTGCCGATCGTCATCGAGTGA